One Spirochaeta africana DSM 8902 genomic window carries:
- a CDS encoding ABC transporter permease, with protein sequence MRGMLLLIFRNIRRNGARLRPMVGILGLSFLLLLVGNALLEHSDAAFHSAYTDNLAGDMAVSAVGDATFTLFGSDALLVGEYQVPPTLVNFAGLQRDVTELPQVRASAGVVTSAARVEVGGRRSEQALFGVRFSDYTALFPQLDVVQGDFPSEDRPGMMIQQHQYDNLTARGVNIEFGETRATLTVAYDNTFTIREVPITGVYRYPVRDQVLDRVMLVDVQTARALNGYVYGSLDAADIPESQRELFDADLDDLFGAGDGSDEGAIDEGAPGAASEAAAEAPAEVSGAAEADAAADDPLAGMFGEADDFGEADESGAAADAAPAEAKTAPASDDDDPLAALEQFFRDAGADDAAAQATQTIDGAWNHLLISLHNEGDMRRVRRSLQAAGYTEENEYLIRDWRQAVGGTALLVWYLQVMLNAGLLFVAIGAAIITTNALVLSVLERTKEIGTMRALGATRSRVSLMIFLETILVVLGSASAGLLLGGLVVYILNAAGVVIDNQYIQILFGGGAVQARVTAGLVLNHLLAALVLGGVAMLYPLKKALGIGPARAMAE encoded by the coding sequence ATGCGGGGAATGCTGCTGCTGATTTTCAGAAATATTCGACGCAACGGGGCGCGACTGCGGCCGATGGTGGGAATTCTGGGGCTGTCTTTCCTGCTGCTGCTGGTGGGCAATGCCTTGCTGGAGCATTCCGACGCAGCGTTCCATAGCGCGTACACCGACAATCTTGCGGGTGATATGGCGGTGTCGGCGGTCGGGGATGCAACCTTTACGCTGTTCGGTTCGGATGCGCTGCTGGTGGGCGAGTACCAGGTGCCGCCGACGCTGGTAAACTTTGCGGGTTTACAGCGGGATGTGACGGAGTTGCCGCAGGTACGGGCCAGTGCCGGGGTGGTTACCTCGGCTGCCCGGGTCGAGGTTGGCGGCCGGCGTTCGGAGCAGGCGCTGTTCGGGGTGCGGTTTTCCGACTATACCGCGCTGTTCCCGCAGCTGGATGTGGTGCAGGGTGATTTTCCGTCGGAGGATCGCCCAGGAATGATGATCCAGCAGCATCAATACGATAATCTGACTGCTCGCGGGGTCAATATCGAGTTCGGGGAAACCCGGGCAACCCTGACTGTTGCCTATGACAATACCTTTACTATCCGCGAGGTGCCGATTACCGGGGTGTATCGCTATCCGGTACGCGATCAGGTGCTGGATCGGGTGATGCTGGTAGATGTGCAGACAGCGCGGGCATTGAACGGCTATGTCTATGGTTCGCTGGATGCGGCCGATATCCCGGAGTCCCAGCGCGAGTTGTTCGATGCCGACCTGGATGATCTTTTCGGGGCTGGTGACGGCTCCGATGAAGGCGCGATCGACGAGGGGGCGCCAGGCGCCGCGTCGGAGGCGGCTGCGGAGGCGCCTGCCGAGGTCAGCGGCGCGGCTGAGGCTGACGCGGCGGCAGATGATCCCCTGGCGGGAATGTTTGGCGAGGCGGATGATTTCGGCGAGGCCGACGAGTCAGGCGCCGCGGCGGACGCGGCGCCCGCGGAGGCAAAAACGGCGCCCGCCAGCGACGACGATGATCCCCTGGCCGCACTGGAGCAGTTTTTTCGCGATGCCGGGGCAGATGATGCCGCTGCCCAAGCGACGCAGACCATCGACGGGGCCTGGAACCATCTGCTGATCAGCCTGCACAACGAGGGTGATATGCGGCGGGTGCGCCGCAGTCTGCAGGCGGCTGGCTACACCGAAGAGAACGAGTACCTGATCCGCGACTGGCGACAGGCGGTCGGCGGTACGGCGCTGCTGGTGTGGTACCTGCAGGTAATGCTGAATGCCGGGCTGTTGTTTGTGGCTATCGGGGCGGCGATCATTACTACCAATGCGCTGGTGCTGTCGGTGCTGGAACGCACCAAGGAGATCGGTACGATGCGCGCCCTGGGGGCAACCCGCAGCCGGGTCAGCCTGATGATCTTTCTGGAGACGATTCTGGTGGTGCTGGGATCTGCATCGGCGGGGCTGCTGCTGGGCGGTCTGGTGGTGTATATCCTGAATGCTGCCGGGGTGGTAATCGATAATCAATACATACAGATTCTGTTCGGGGGCGGTGCGGTCCAGGCGCGGGTAACGGCCGGGCTGGTGCTGAACCACTTGCTGGCAGCCCTGGTGCTGGGCGGGGTGGCGATGCTGTACCCCCTCAAGAAGGCATTGGGTATCGGGCCGGCACGGGCGATGGCCGAGTGA